One window of Anaerolineales bacterium genomic DNA carries:
- a CDS encoding nucleotidyltransferase family protein, with protein MNISAIVLAAGRSVRMGRQKLLLPWDDKTVLGKVLETLQNAGVEDIIIVTNSEIANSISNHQFPIALNDDGEMLASIQCGLSAVKPSAEAALICLGDQPQMEAGSVSTVCSAYLKSRSSLVVPSYQMRRGHPWLAARTIWDEILVMEEGQSMREFMNAHSNEIEYVNLDTPTIFQDLDTPDDYLKYKPGL; from the coding sequence ATGAACATTTCAGCCATTGTATTAGCCGCCGGGAGATCGGTTCGCATGGGCAGGCAAAAATTACTCCTGCCCTGGGACGATAAGACCGTGTTGGGAAAGGTGTTGGAGACTCTGCAAAACGCCGGGGTCGAAGACATAATTATCGTTACAAATTCGGAAATCGCCAATTCGATCTCCAATCATCAATTCCCGATCGCTCTCAACGATGATGGCGAGATGCTGGCATCCATACAATGTGGATTGAGCGCGGTTAAACCGTCAGCAGAGGCAGCGTTGATTTGTCTCGGCGACCAGCCCCAAATGGAAGCAGGAAGCGTGAGTACGGTTTGCAGCGCGTACTTGAAGAGCAGATCCAGTCTTGTCGTTCCGAGTTACCAGATGAGGCGTGGGCATCCCTGGCTGGCGGCAAGAACGATTTGGGATGAAATTCTGGTAATGGAGGAAGGGCAGTCCATGCGCGAGTTTATGAACGCACATTCAAACGAAATCGAATATGTGAATCTGGACACTCCCACCATTTTCCAGGACCTCGACACGCCCGACGATTACTTGAAATATAAACCAGGCTTGTGA